Within the Pseudochaenichthys georgianus unplaced genomic scaffold, fPseGeo1.2 scaffold_2113_arrow_ctg1, whole genome shotgun sequence genome, the region GTTCTGGACAACGTGCTTTACGCTCGGGCCTACACCAGTGCGAACATAGAAATCCCTTAgaccaggggggtcaaactcaatttcatcgcgggctacattagcattatggttgcactcaaagggctgtcgggttgtaactatataaatatacatatataaatatataatatatatataaaataatgtattatattacattattgcctctgaattggattattatcggatagggtaataactacatttgaaagcagaagtccagggcaaataattgcaagtctcttttcggtgagcatgtcacaaaacgagatgcattgtgggacatgtagtttatgggcaaccatggcaagcatgtaaacgtattatattctttgcaagctcttgcggggccacataaaatgaagtcgcgggccggatttggcccccgggccttgagtttcaCACCCCTGCCTTTGACTATGAAACATTTGCAAAGGCTCTCCTGTGGCAAGGTTATAATAATATTGTGTGTTGCTCCGCAGGTGAACACCAGATGGAGCTGTTGGACTTTGTCGCAGCCAAATTCCACGAGGAAGGAGGAGTGTTCAAACTATTGGTGAGTAGAGAATGATGTGTTTGTGTCAAACAACAGGTAGACACTCTGAATTCCTTCCTAGCTGTCTCAGTGTTTCTATCTGCTCGTCTCTCTGTTTCAGATCATCGACTCCATCATGGCTCTGTTCAGAGTCGACTTCTCTGGACGAGGAGAGCTGGCTGAGCGGCAGCAGAAACTGGCCCAGATGCTCTCCAGGCTGCAGAAGATCTCTGAAGGTCAGcaccaggagtgtgtgtgtgtgtgtgtgtgtgtgtgtgtgtgtgtgtgtgtgtgtgtgtgtgtgtgtgtgtgtgtgtgtgtgtgtgtgtgtgtgtgtgtgtgtgtgtgtgtgtgtgtgtgtgtgtgtgtgtgtgtgtgtcaaaatcTGAAAGCCAGATACAATAGCTATAGGAGCCTAAACGTAGGCACCCTGGCTATCGTTCCTGTGAAGGTGAAAACAAAAAAGGGTAAAGCGTCTAACGTGTAACCATAACAACATACGCCTTTCTGGACCCAGGTAGTGCGGCTACCTTTTGCACAGAGTCCGATCTACAGCCGCTTCAAGTGACTGGACGCAGCACAGAGATACTCCTACGAACAATGAATACAGAGGAGTCAGCTAAAACATCTGTTGCATGTGACCTTGAAATATATGACCTTGAAAGTATCCAGAATGTAGCACTTCCACCTGTTTCCTCCCAAAACAAAGTTCCATCAAGAAAGGAAAATATTCCCTCTCAGGAGGACGTGGAACCATGGGAATACCTGAAAGAAGtaaagataacacaaatataGCCATATATCTTATCTGACACATACAGGGAGTCTCTGCAGAAATGATTATTGCTGTTTATTGAAAAGTGCTGCCTTTGTGTCTCTCAAATATGCATACAGTATTAATCTAATTATGTGTTTTATTGTTCTGAAACATTAGAATACAACGTAGCAGTGTTTGTCACCAACCAAATGACAGCTGATCCTGGGGCAGGAATGAGGTAAGAGTTGTCTAATCCCTAATTTGTAATACATTGGATAATATTCTGTATGTCGTTTAAAGGTCCCacgtcacggccatttctactgatcatagttccattgttgaggtcgacgagaatagatttaaattgttcaatgttccaaactcacattggtttctcacagcatctctgtatagtctgtgtgttcactctctgtcctaaacggcttgttggagctcctgccccccccctccctgtgagcccagtggccgtctgcgagacacagcgaaaccaaTGTAAACAATGgagaaagagaaatgtccaacgaggcgttctggggcagcacagataggtcttctctgtgttagagctttactcgctacagggtgtactttgagggtttgtgactctgcagaaaaaccttcataacaacaaaGGGACGGGTgaaaccggaaaagcatgacacggGCCCTTTAAAGCTTTGAAAATACGTCTCATTATAATTGTTCTGTCTCTGTTTTAGCTTTCAGGTTcaggttctttatttgtacccgtaggtagattaAGTTTGCAGATAAAAAGACGAAGGGATCCATCCTGACACActctaaaaacacacacagacacatctctaataaaagTACACCCTGCTCCGTCAAATCtccaaatatttaaaaagaaaagttcaAAATTCATAATTAACTAAATAAATAGGGACCTGTGTGACGCTCCTATGATTTGTTCTGTTATAGCTTTCAAGCCGATCCCAAGAAGCCCATTGGAGGACACATCCTGGCCCACGCCTCCACCACGCGGATCAGTCTGAGGAAAGGGCGCGCCGAGATGAGAATTGCCAAAATATTTGACAGGTAGTTCACTGTCTTTATTTAAAATATCACAGAACTGTTTTAACTCATTGAATTATGATGCACCAGATGAAGACTACCTCCCCCTTACTTTGTTGTCAGATGAGATAAGTTTAACAAATTGATATTGGATTTAACATGTCCTAATAGATGCTGCGATGTCACATCAAGGTTTTCTGTCTATCATGTTAGATTTATTTCCTTATTTCACTAAACTCAAGCCATAAAAGAGTCTTGGACTTTGCTTTAacggtcacctatcatgctacttTTAGGCAACAgaatagctctcagatatataaaaaacatctcTATAAAGTGCtttgctcgaaataccaaacagatcacccattctagccatgcctcatatccctctgtttcacttcctgtttcaaaagtgctgatttgggtataaagctttaaaaataaataaaaaggaggggtctgagctcatgcgggacccggcagctaccgtctaaactaaatgctgccgtgatgaaactccatatcatggattatcaaggctctgaaacagtctggagctcaaaggctttctctcttgccggttataccacaaggtgagttcctttctacttcctgcttcttcacacacatgctctccagcacaggttagctctgagtgttagcgatgctaatgtaaacacagaccacattacgtccaaaacagtcgggcattgtttctgatagcagcgtTGCCCACTGTTAACAGAGGCCTACTTGTAAATATGAAGGTGGTGGGATGGTTTGATAAGAGTTGTGTGCCTGCAGTTACATAAACTGTGAGATGTTTAACTaacattatattaaaaatgAAAACACGATGAACTCACACTTCCTCTTGGTCTCTGCCTGGTTTCCTTTAGTCCCGATATGCCTGAGAACGAGGCCACGTTCGCCATCTGTGCCGGAGGAGTGTCTGATGCCAAGGAGTGAACGATGAGGAGAAGAAACACAGTTATCACAGTCCCTGTTCTTGTCAGTTTTAAGTTGTTTTCTTGTaagatttatttattatatttgtattaacttATTATATTTAAACTGACCATATTGTACCGTTGTACTTTTgatgtatttattgtatttatacGCTTTGTAGTATTGTTCCCCATGTTTCTtagatattaaaataaataagacaaCAGTTTGTAATGTACTTCTTTTAATAGTATAATTCCTCAGACTGAATGGTGGATGTTTTACTCAGattttttatttaagtaaaagtagtaatTCAGCTTTCTAAAAATACTCTTTACAAGTATTTGTATTTCAGCAAaggatcaataaagtgtatcttaacctataataatacatacattatttaatttaattattggacagtattcaaataaatatatacaatgtgTGTCCTAATTACAGTGGaatatacatataaaataaGAACCTCAAAATTGTAATTGAGTAGTTAACCACTGTATGTATTGAGCTTCAGAAATAAAGGTACAATTAGAGGTAACATTATGGTGAAGTTCATTGACTGTATACAGTAGTGTTATGTGTACAGTAGTGTAGTTATGGTAAAGTACAGTAGTGTAAAGTTATGTGTACATtagtgcagtggttcccaaacggtgtgccgcggcacactggtgtgccgtgaggcaagtccgggtgtgccgtgggattttgtgacaaccatacgttattattgcaatatacaactacacaaaaataattatttttttatttactatatcagtactttgtaagtttatatgtacgtaatctgcgcgactacatctccacctgcagtgctgtataaacatggctgagtcagcgataactctcgaggggtggaggacgtatgcccattattttgagttcgtccgaagaatagacaggaatgtgacggtgaggtgcaaactgtgtccaggccagaagctgttatccactgctgtgacaccacgtcaaacctcaacaagcacctgcaaagaacacatgctaaggtggagctaccgcacacgctatgtgtttgtttatatcacagtctgttcttcttctctgtcttccggttgttgcctgttttgaatgacgaatacacactaccgccgcctgctggtaaggagagttattgccactcacgcatgcgcagttcgtacgtgctcggcttaattctttgcggtgtctggttccagtgcaacacatggccaacacgcaggagaacacgccgacgcaacagagtgagcagagatagactgcgcaaaatatacagatagcaggagacatagaacagccatggtcagataggaaaacattcaggatggaaactgaactaaagagaacatttgaaactttagcagtctgcgtgatctgcctgcagggaggggcgggccggccctgcgagtaaagtaacgagttactttatgtagagagtaacgaagtagtgtcatacttaagtaatatgtaatatattacttttttttagtaacgactctgctgaaatgttacatttataatttgtagttcaggaccatggacaatgcagcttcctttcattgacagttatctgtgctgaatttcctttgtctcatttttaatgttgtgacctgtctggtttaaatgagtgtgttgctgctttgatgaagcctaatttgataacgtttcaaattcatttctgaaatatttcgttactaaatatttcatgagtaatatagttgtctttgttacattttatttggcatttgtaaataattatgcacatttacagatattttacatatgagtgataacatgtgttatcagggctattttgcacaataggtgtgccttgagattttgacttgtcctttggtgcgcCTTGGGCAcacaaagtttgggaaccactgcattagTGTATAGTTATGTGTACAGTAGTATAGTTACATTAGTGTATAGTTATGTGTACAGTAGTGTAGTTATTCTACATTAGTGTATAGTTATGTGTACATtagtgcagtggttcccaaactttttgtgcccaaggcacaccaaaggacaagtcaaaatctcaaggcacacctattgtgcaaaatagccctgatAACACGTGATAACACGTGATAACACtcatatgtaaaatatctgtaaatgtgcataattatttacaaatgccaaataaaatgtaacaaagacaactatattactcatgaaatatttagtaacgaaatatttcagaaatgaatttgaaacgttatcaaattaggcttcatcaaagcagcaacacactcatttaaaccagacaggtcacaacattaaaaatgagacaaaggaaattcagcacagagaactgtcaatgaaaggaagctgcattgtccatggtcctgaactacaaattataaatgtaacatttcagcagagtcgttactaaaaaaaagtaatatattacatattacttaagtatgacactacttcgttactctctacataaagtaactcgttactttactcgcagggccggcccgcccctccctgcaggcagatcacgcagactgctaaagtttcaaatgttctctttagttcagtttccatcctgaatgttttcctatctgaccatggctgttctctgtctcctgctatctgtatattttgcgcagtctatctctgctcactctgttgcgtcggcgtgttctcctgcgtgttggccatgtgttgcactggaaccagacaccgcaaagaattaagccgagcacgtacgaactgcgcatgcgtgagtggcaataactctccttaccagcaggcggcggtagtgtgtattcgtcattcaaaacaggcaacaaccggaagacagagaagaagaacagacagtgatataaacaaacacatagcgtgtgcggtagctccaccttagcatgtgttatttgcaggtgcttgttgaggtttgacgtggtgtcacagcagtggataacagcttctggcctggacacagtttgcacctcaccgtcacattcctgtctattcttcggacgaactcaaaataatgggcatacgtcctccacccctcgagagttatcgctgactcagccatgtttatgcagcactgcaggtggagatgtagtcgc harbors:
- the LOC117441888 gene encoding meiotic recombination protein DMC1/LIM15 homolog; translation: MELLDFVAAKFHEEGGVFKLLIIDSIMALFRVDFSGRGELAERQQKLAQMLSRLQKISEEYNVAVFVTNQMTADPGAGMSFQADPKKPIGGHILAHASTTRISLRKGRAEMRIAKIFDSPDMPENEATFAICAGGVSDAKE